From a region of the Coprococcus comes ATCC 27758 genome:
- a CDS encoding SpaA isopeptide-forming pilin-related protein, translating to MRQLRRLLSVLVMAVTIVGMSMTAFAQESVSGAGGNGSITIENASKGIVYSIYKVFDAKVNAERTSVAYSTKNFVDNPYFEKDSVGNISAKKEAYKTDSNEQLSEGAIEWIKENGTKICSKTSDGSILKITGLPYGYYYVTSTLKDGGMIMVTSVAKDAQIVDKNSKEPQWTPGNDGNAGGKSIVLDDGKQVKENNVSIGEMVHFRLQINTSNYVADKQIKEFIIEDTLPTGFDAAKITSVMIEEEPLEQFENTTFPVTIPWAADEGENGWKNLYDTGARITIDYTAVLNDKAVIDGEGNKNSARFSWNYTTEEPGKSSIEDSTTTDTYAVVIQKVNEKGGALTGVEFEVPFPVQAEEESGVYTVKGGQTGTGKVKAGSDGAVVIKGLKMGDYRVTETKAPEGYNKLTESFLVSAEKIRATRTDASTYLDENGNVTESETETKVTYTNANFAAKVKVVVNKSGKLLPGTGGTGEMIFTVSGVLIAIVAGVVLLNTKRRKRIV from the coding sequence ATGAGACAATTGAGACGGCTGTTATCCGTTTTGGTAATGGCAGTAACGATCGTGGGGATGTCGATGACGGCATTTGCACAGGAAAGTGTATCGGGGGCAGGAGGTAATGGCAGTATTACGATTGAGAATGCATCAAAAGGGATTGTATATTCTATCTATAAAGTATTTGATGCAAAAGTGAATGCGGAAAGGACTTCGGTAGCGTATAGTACAAAAAATTTTGTAGATAATCCGTATTTTGAGAAAGATTCGGTAGGAAACATATCGGCGAAAAAAGAAGCATATAAAACAGATTCTAACGAACAGCTTTCAGAAGGTGCAATTGAATGGATTAAGGAGAATGGAACAAAGATATGCAGTAAAACTTCCGATGGCTCTATATTAAAAATCACCGGTCTTCCATACGGCTACTATTATGTCACCAGCACTTTAAAAGATGGCGGTATGATCATGGTAACGAGTGTTGCAAAAGACGCGCAGATCGTGGACAAAAACAGTAAGGAGCCGCAGTGGACTCCGGGGAATGACGGGAATGCCGGAGGGAAAAGTATTGTACTTGACGATGGTAAACAGGTAAAGGAAAATAATGTCAGTATCGGTGAAATGGTTCATTTCCGTTTACAGATCAACACCTCGAATTATGTTGCAGACAAGCAGATCAAGGAATTCATTATTGAAGATACTCTTCCGACCGGATTTGATGCAGCAAAGATCACATCTGTGATGATTGAAGAAGAACCGCTGGAACAGTTTGAAAATACAACTTTCCCGGTTACGATCCCTTGGGCAGCGGATGAAGGAGAAAATGGCTGGAAAAATCTTTATGATACCGGGGCAAGAATTACCATTGATTATACGGCTGTGTTAAACGATAAAGCAGTGATTGACGGTGAAGGAAATAAGAACAGTGCCAGATTTTCATGGAATTATACGACAGAGGAACCGGGAAAAAGCTCGATAGAGGACTCTACAACAACAGATACCTATGCGGTTGTGATCCAGAAGGTCAATGAAAAAGGAGGGGCACTTACCGGAGTGGAATTTGAAGTGCCGTTCCCGGTTCAGGCAGAAGAAGAAAGCGGTGTGTATACTGTAAAAGGCGGACAGACCGGAACCGGAAAGGTGAAAGCCGGAAGTGATGGAGCTGTGGTGATCAAAGGTCTGAAGATGGGTGATTACAGAGTTACAGAAACAAAAGCACCAGAAGGATATAACAAGCTGACGGAGTCATTTCTGGTAAGTGCCGAAAAGATCAGGGCGACAAGGACGGACGCCAGCACATATCTTGATGAAAACGGAAATGTTACAGAAAGCGAGACTGAGACAAAGGTAACTTATACAAATGCAAATTTTGCAGCAAAGGTAAAAGTTGTTGTAAATAAATCAGGAAAACTTCTTCCGGGGACAGGTGGAACAGGTGAAATGATCTTTACGGTCAGTGGAGTACTGATTGCAATTGTTGCAGGAGTTGTCCTGTTGAATACAAAAAGACGAAAACGAATTGTATGA
- a CDS encoding NUDIX hydrolase, producing the protein MELWDIYDADKKPTGRTMKRNDWCLKNGEYHLTVLGVVARPDGKFLITKRVMTKAWAPGWWEVSGGAAQAGEASYDAVLREVREETGLDVSRADGGYLFTYKRENPGEGDNYFVDVYRFVMDIDEKDLHLQEAETDGYMFATLDEIKAFAAEGKFLHYDSIKKAFEM; encoded by the coding sequence ATGGAATTATGGGATATTTATGATGCAGACAAGAAACCAACAGGAAGAACGATGAAGCGCAATGACTGGTGTCTGAAGAACGGGGAGTATCACCTTACTGTTCTTGGCGTTGTAGCAAGACCGGACGGGAAATTTCTGATCACTAAAAGGGTAATGACGAAAGCCTGGGCACCGGGCTGGTGGGAGGTATCCGGCGGTGCTGCGCAGGCGGGAGAAGCGTCTTACGATGCTGTATTAAGAGAAGTCAGAGAAGAAACAGGACTGGATGTAAGCCGGGCAGACGGAGGTTATCTTTTCACTTACAAGAGAGAGAATCCGGGGGAAGGAGATAATTATTTCGTAGATGTGTATCGTTTTGTGATGGATATTGATGAAAAAGATCTCCATCTTCAGGAGGCAGAGACAGATGGTTATATGTTTGCAACATTAGATGAAATTAAGGCATTTGCGGCAGAAGGAAAGTTTCTGCATTATGACAGTATAAAGAAAGCATTTGAGATGTAA
- a CDS encoding response regulator, producing the protein MVRRRSHPADLTDLHILVVEDNELNLEIAVFSLEAAGLNVSTAINGLEAVRLFEKSKPYEYDIILMDIMMPVMNGLDAAKAIRGLSRPDATTVPIIALSANAFAEDIQKSKNAGINEHLAKPLEMDKVLKVIASYCK; encoded by the coding sequence GTGGTGCGCCGCAGGAGTCACCCCGCAGATCTTACGGATCTTCATATTCTTGTTGTAGAGGATAATGAACTGAACCTTGAGATTGCTGTTTTCTCTCTGGAAGCCGCAGGACTTAATGTATCCACAGCCATCAACGGACTGGAAGCCGTCCGGCTTTTTGAAAAATCAAAGCCATATGAATACGACATCATTCTTATGGATATTATGATGCCGGTTATGAATGGTCTGGATGCCGCAAAGGCGATCCGCGGACTTTCCCGCCCTGATGCCACAACGGTTCCAATCATTGCCCTCAGCGCCAATGCTTTTGCGGAAGATATCCAGAAGTCAAAGAATGCCGGAATCAATGAGCATCTCGCAAAGCCACTGGAAATGGATAAGGTGTTGAAAGTGATTGCATCATATTGCAAGTAG
- a CDS encoding class C sortase — protein sequence MIVNEPERRGRLFFFIWTGILLVGIAVMLYPKVGKIWNAGRQSRVVDGYERSVEKLDVRKEEEMIAQTRAYNVMLLEQNNPVPNDKNADSYGALLNMTSDGVMGYLEIPEIRVKLPIYHGTGDFAICNGAGHVEGSSFPIGGKGTHAVLSSHRGLPGAKLFSDLDKLKVGDYFTITVLRQTIFYQIDRIDIVEPEETGLLALDKEKDYCTLLTCTPYGINTKRLLVRGVRCEVTERAEPILTGEKTYRRWYAAIGLNVLVAGMILCWKRKKKRRG from the coding sequence ATGATAGTGAATGAGCCGGAACGAAGGGGAAGACTTTTCTTTTTTATATGGACAGGAATCCTTCTTGTGGGAATCGCGGTCATGCTCTATCCAAAAGTCGGAAAGATCTGGAATGCCGGTCGGCAAAGCAGGGTGGTAGATGGATATGAAAGGTCAGTGGAGAAGCTGGATGTCAGGAAGGAAGAGGAAATGATCGCACAGACAAGAGCGTATAATGTGATGCTTCTGGAACAGAATAACCCAGTGCCGAATGACAAAAATGCTGATAGTTATGGAGCACTTTTGAATATGACATCTGACGGTGTGATGGGATATCTGGAAATTCCGGAAATCCGGGTGAAACTTCCGATTTACCATGGAACTGGTGATTTTGCAATCTGCAATGGCGCAGGACATGTGGAAGGAAGCAGTTTCCCGATAGGCGGAAAGGGAACACATGCGGTGCTTTCTTCCCACAGAGGACTGCCGGGGGCGAAACTTTTCTCGGATCTGGACAAGCTGAAGGTGGGAGACTATTTTACAATTACAGTGCTCCGGCAGACGATTTTCTATCAAATCGATCGGATCGATATTGTAGAACCGGAGGAAACGGGACTGCTTGCCCTGGATAAGGAGAAGGATTATTGCACATTACTGACATGTACGCCTTACGGTATCAATACCAAACGGCTTCTGGTGCGGGGCGTACGCTGTGAGGTGACGGAGAGAGCGGAGCCAATCCTGACAGGAGAGAAGACGTATCGGAGATGGTATGCTGCAATCGGTCTTAATGTACTCGTTGCAGGCATGATCTTGTGCTGGAAAAGGAAGAAAAAAAGAAGAGGATAA